From a single Clostridia bacterium genomic region:
- a CDS encoding S9 family peptidase, translated as MPGVATQRPFRDTDLMDFVFVGDPQLCPDGGRVAFTRTWIEKKENKYRSQICLVPFEGGPAVPFTGGPGRDGSPRWSPDGNWLAFVSDREAQKGKDDDDRDPLGPQIYVMSTRGGEARRITNVRGGVESFVWSPDSTRIAFVSRVSSKGPDFYDEHEDSGRGANGAPGGGASGASAADEPAEDEDEKLFRKFNRDVRVIDRILYRVNGLGYLEDKRAHVFVVDVREALAAVRRDPPRPIQVTRGEYDHASPAWSPDGRWIAVTACRAEDADHQDYEDVWVFPADGKGEPRKLTRSTGPVQAPSWSPDGRTVAYLGHNRELEWYSDTRLWLVPADGSAAPRCLTESFERSFGDESITDMRMSGGDPRPVWAPDGRTIYLPASDRGTTHLYAVDVQSGAVTRLTSGDVVLYGISVNPADRRFACAVAAPQFPGDIFAGEIPQEGLPALSDPTRPGGAELRRLTEVNGELLATREVAVPERFRFRAEGGPEVDGWAIRPLRAKGPKSPAVLEIHGGPMAMYTSTFFFEFQLLAAAGIGVIYTNPRGSQGYGQEFCAGIRLDWGKNDYADVMAGVDAAVRTFDWIDPDRLGVLGGSYGGYLTAWIIGHTNRFKAACVMRSVTNTASFFGTSDFGYQWDVIWGGTPWEHPENHRRQSPISYAGNMRTPTLILHAEQDYRCLIEQGEQLYAALKKQRVESVFVRYPDENHEMSRSGKPWHRVHRLRQIVAWFRERLKPELAGDPHGAAGAASGRGNAGGGHGQA; from the coding sequence TTGCCGGGCGTTGCGACCCAACGGCCTTTCCGCGACACGGACCTCATGGACTTCGTCTTCGTCGGGGACCCGCAGCTCTGCCCGGACGGCGGGCGCGTGGCCTTCACGCGGACCTGGATCGAGAAGAAGGAGAACAAGTACCGCTCCCAGATCTGCCTCGTCCCGTTCGAGGGAGGGCCGGCCGTGCCGTTCACCGGAGGTCCGGGACGGGACGGGTCGCCGCGGTGGTCGCCGGACGGGAACTGGCTGGCCTTCGTCTCGGACCGCGAAGCACAGAAGGGCAAGGACGACGACGACCGGGACCCGCTCGGCCCGCAGATCTACGTCATGTCGACGCGCGGCGGCGAGGCGCGCCGCATCACGAACGTCCGCGGGGGCGTCGAGTCGTTCGTCTGGTCGCCGGACAGCACGCGGATCGCGTTCGTGAGCCGCGTGTCCTCGAAGGGCCCCGACTTCTACGACGAGCACGAGGACTCCGGCCGCGGCGCCAACGGCGCCCCGGGCGGCGGAGCATCGGGTGCGTCCGCGGCCGACGAACCGGCAGAGGATGAGGACGAGAAGCTCTTCCGCAAGTTCAACCGCGACGTGCGCGTCATCGATCGCATCCTGTACCGCGTCAACGGCCTCGGCTACCTCGAGGACAAGCGCGCGCACGTGTTCGTCGTGGACGTGCGCGAGGCGCTCGCCGCGGTGCGCCGCGATCCGCCTCGTCCCATCCAGGTGACGCGCGGCGAGTACGACCACGCCAGCCCGGCGTGGTCGCCGGACGGGCGCTGGATCGCCGTCACGGCGTGCCGGGCGGAGGATGCGGATCACCAGGACTACGAGGACGTGTGGGTCTTCCCGGCTGACGGGAAGGGCGAGCCCCGCAAGCTCACGCGCAGCACGGGGCCGGTGCAGGCGCCGTCGTGGTCGCCCGACGGGCGCACCGTCGCATACCTGGGCCACAACCGGGAACTGGAGTGGTACTCCGACACCCGCTTGTGGCTCGTCCCGGCCGACGGCTCCGCGGCGCCGCGCTGCCTCACGGAATCGTTCGAGCGCTCGTTCGGCGACGAGTCCATCACCGACATGCGCATGAGCGGCGGCGACCCGCGACCGGTGTGGGCGCCGGACGGGCGGACGATCTACCTCCCGGCCAGCGACCGCGGCACGACGCACCTCTACGCCGTCGACGTGCAGTCGGGGGCGGTCACGCGCCTCACTTCAGGCGACGTCGTCCTCTACGGCATCAGCGTGAACCCCGCGGACCGCCGCTTCGCGTGCGCGGTGGCGGCGCCGCAGTTCCCGGGCGACATCTTCGCCGGCGAGATCCCGCAGGAGGGGCTGCCGGCGCTGTCGGACCCGACCCGGCCGGGCGGGGCGGAGCTGCGTCGCCTCACGGAGGTGAACGGGGAGCTTCTCGCCACGCGCGAGGTCGCCGTCCCCGAGCGCTTCCGCTTCCGAGCCGAGGGGGGCCCGGAGGTCGACGGCTGGGCGATCCGCCCGCTTCGCGCCAAGGGGCCGAAGTCGCCCGCGGTGTTGGAGATTCACGGCGGGCCGATGGCGATGTACACGTCGACCTTCTTCTTCGAGTTCCAGCTGCTGGCCGCCGCCGGCATCGGCGTGATCTACACGAACCCGCGGGGCAGCCAGGGCTACGGCCAGGAGTTCTGCGCCGGCATCCGCCTCGATTGGGGAAAGAACGACTACGCGGACGTGATGGCCGGCGTGGACGCCGCCGTCCGGACGTTCGACTGGATCGACCCAGACCGTCTCGGGGTGCTTGGCGGGTCCTACGGCGGCTACCTCACGGCGTGGATCATCGGCCACACCAACCGGTTCAAGGCGGCGTGCGTCATGCGCTCCGTCACGAACACGGCGAGCTTCTTCGGCACCAGCGACTTCGGCTACCAGTGGGACGTCATCTGGGGCGGCACGCCGTGGGAGCATCCCGAAAACCACCGGCGGCAGTCGCCGATCAGCTACGCCGGAAACATGCGCACGCCCACGCTGATCCTGCACGCGGAGCAGGACTACCGCTGCCTCATCGAGCAGGGCGAGCAGCTCTACGCGGCCCTGAAGAAGCAGCGCGTGGAGTCGGTCTTCGTGCGCTACCCGGACGAGAACCACGAGATGTCGCGTAGCGGCAAGCCGTGGCACCGGGTGCACCGCCTGCGCCAGATCGTCGCCTGGTTCAGGGAGCGCTTGAAGCCGGAACTCGCGGGGGATCCGCACGGCGCCGCCGGCGCCGCCTCGGGCCGCGGGAACGCGGGCGGCGGGCACGGGCAGGCGTGA
- a CDS encoding ATP-binding cassette domain-containing protein — MAAIEVRGLRKTFRAKQKDPGLLGSVRALVRPRFQDIVAVRDVSFEVDAGETVAFIGPNGAGKSTTIKILTGILHPTSGEARVLGLVPWKDRERLAFRIGAVFGQKSQLWYHLPAGDTFALLARVYELDEHEFRARRDELVRRFGIDEFIATPVRKLSLGQRMRAEIAAALLHRPQVLFLDEPTVGLDVVAKQTIRDLVREINREEGVTVFLTSHDAGDIEQICRRVMIIDRGQVIFDDKVSTLRRRFLGTKVVELRVAEAIDTFEVAGATVLKLTRYGVKLEVDTRSTPIDRVVGEILARYRVVDITINDPTMEAIIADVYRGTRRDGEAPSGAAEAGAAGEVEVASDVRAGA; from the coding sequence ATGGCCGCCATCGAGGTTCGGGGCCTTCGTAAGACGTTCCGCGCGAAGCAGAAGGATCCCGGCCTCCTCGGCAGCGTTCGCGCGCTCGTCCGGCCGCGGTTCCAGGACATCGTCGCCGTGCGCGACGTGTCCTTCGAAGTGGACGCCGGGGAGACCGTCGCCTTCATCGGGCCCAACGGGGCCGGCAAATCGACGACGATCAAGATCCTGACCGGCATCCTTCACCCCACGAGCGGGGAGGCGCGCGTGCTGGGCCTGGTACCCTGGAAGGACCGGGAGCGCCTGGCCTTCCGAATCGGGGCGGTGTTCGGGCAGAAGTCGCAGCTGTGGTACCACCTGCCGGCCGGCGACACCTTCGCCCTCCTCGCCCGCGTGTACGAGCTCGACGAGCACGAGTTCCGCGCGCGGCGCGACGAGCTGGTGCGCCGCTTCGGGATCGACGAGTTCATCGCCACGCCCGTCCGCAAGCTGTCCCTGGGCCAGCGCATGCGGGCGGAGATCGCGGCGGCGCTCCTGCACCGCCCGCAGGTGCTGTTCCTGGACGAGCCCACGGTGGGGCTCGACGTCGTGGCCAAGCAGACCATCCGCGACCTCGTCCGGGAGATCAACCGGGAGGAGGGCGTGACCGTCTTCCTCACGTCCCACGATGCCGGGGACATCGAGCAGATCTGCCGGCGGGTGATGATCATCGACCGCGGCCAGGTCATCTTCGACGACAAGGTCTCCACGCTGCGGCGCCGCTTCCTCGGCACCAAGGTCGTCGAGCTGCGCGTGGCGGAGGCGATCGACACGTTCGAGGTCGCCGGAGCCACGGTGCTCAAGCTCACGCGCTACGGCGTCAAGCTGGAGGTCGACACGCGCAGCACGCCGATCGACCGCGTGGTGGGGGAGATCCTCGCCCGCTACCGGGTGGTCGACATCACGATCAACGACCCGACCATGGAAGCGATCATCGCCGACGTCTACCGCGGGACGCGGCGCGACGGCGAGGCGCCTTCGGGCGCGGCCGAAGCCGGCGCCGCCGGGGAAGTCGAGGTGGCGTCCGATGTCCGCGCGGGCGCTTGA
- a CDS encoding ABC-2 family transporter protein, with the protein MSARALDTPPLRARRGLRRWAKYAAIAQAQAATGLAYWAEQAVRGIHLFLIIVVFVQLWRVTYAVTGAQRIAGFTLPQMIGYLVLTETIVMSNPRIEQVIDQEVRGGEIAYRLVRPVHYVAFHFWSAMGQALASLPVNFAVASLAAWLALGDWVFPLATAPAFLVAMTLGMAIHLLVSITIGLLAFWTEDTWPFAFVWTRLVMILGGMMLPLDAFPDWLARVAKALPMNLVVYGPARLGMRFDWSEFGTLVWHQLIWIVVLLGVVSWVFGKGARRLHVQGG; encoded by the coding sequence ATGTCCGCGCGGGCGCTTGACACGCCCCCGCTGCGCGCGCGGCGCGGGTTGCGGCGCTGGGCCAAGTACGCCGCCATCGCCCAGGCGCAGGCCGCCACCGGCCTCGCCTACTGGGCGGAGCAGGCGGTGCGCGGCATCCACCTGTTCCTGATCATCGTCGTGTTCGTGCAGCTGTGGAGGGTCACCTACGCCGTGACGGGCGCCCAGCGCATCGCCGGGTTCACCCTGCCGCAGATGATCGGATACCTCGTCCTGACGGAGACGATCGTCATGTCGAACCCGCGCATCGAGCAGGTGATCGACCAGGAGGTGCGGGGCGGCGAAATCGCCTACCGCCTCGTGCGCCCGGTTCATTACGTGGCGTTTCACTTCTGGTCGGCCATGGGCCAGGCGCTCGCCAGCCTGCCGGTCAACTTCGCCGTTGCGTCGCTCGCGGCCTGGCTCGCCCTTGGCGACTGGGTGTTCCCCCTCGCCACCGCGCCGGCGTTCCTCGTCGCGATGACCCTGGGGATGGCGATCCACCTGCTCGTCTCCATCACCATCGGTCTCCTCGCGTTCTGGACGGAGGACACGTGGCCGTTCGCCTTCGTGTGGACGCGCCTCGTGATGATCCTCGGCGGGATGATGCTGCCGCTCGACGCCTTCCCGGACTGGCTGGCGCGCGTGGCGAAGGCGCTGCCGATGAACCTCGTCGTCTACGGCCCGGCCCGTTTGGGGATGCGCTTCGACTGGAGCGAGTTCGGCACTCTTGTGTGGCATCAGCTGATCTGGATCGTGGTGCTCTTGGGCGTGGTGTCGTGGGTGTTCGGAAAGGGGGCGCGCCGGCTGCATGTCCAGGGAGGTTGA